A part of Bosea sp. (in: a-proteobacteria) genomic DNA contains:
- a CDS encoding DUF429 domain-containing protein: MAGANWIAGVDGCPAGWIVALAPADDITAPRIRVIRRLAQVLEAPEAPTIIAVDMPIGLPERIEGNGRAPERLVRPLLGARQSSVFSIPARAAIYAADYVSACAEAAARSEPPRKVSKQGFMLFPRIREIDTLLLENESARAMLFESHPEVVFWALNAGRALGQPKKIKGSPWPDGMALRAGLLEAHGIGAVALARAAPRGAGQDDMLDALACLATARAIAHGRAQSWPAPPASDACNIPIAIWAPMPQSSVSPRQGPSS, encoded by the coding sequence ATGGCTGGAGCAAACTGGATCGCAGGCGTGGATGGCTGCCCGGCGGGCTGGATCGTCGCCCTTGCGCCGGCCGATGACATCACAGCTCCCCGCATCCGCGTGATCCGGCGCCTTGCGCAGGTGCTGGAAGCGCCCGAGGCGCCCACGATCATTGCGGTCGACATGCCGATCGGCCTGCCCGAGCGCATCGAGGGGAACGGGCGTGCTCCCGAGCGGCTGGTTCGCCCATTGCTCGGTGCGCGCCAATCCTCTGTCTTCTCCATCCCGGCCCGCGCCGCGATCTATGCAGCGGATTATGTGAGCGCCTGCGCCGAGGCAGCGGCCCGGTCAGAGCCGCCGCGCAAGGTCTCGAAGCAAGGCTTCATGCTCTTCCCCCGCATCCGGGAGATCGACACGCTGCTTCTCGAGAACGAATCGGCGAGGGCCATGCTGTTCGAAAGCCATCCGGAGGTCGTGTTCTGGGCGCTGAACGCAGGCCGCGCCCTCGGCCAGCCCAAGAAGATCAAGGGCAGCCCCTGGCCCGATGGCATGGCGCTGCGCGCCGGCTTGCTGGAAGCCCATGGCATCGGTGCAGTTGCGCTCGCCAGGGCCGCGCCGCGCGGCGCAGGCCAGGACGATATGCTCGACGCGCTCGCCTGCCTCGCCACCGCCCGCGCCATCGCCCATGGCCGGGCGCAATCCTGGCCTGCGCCGCCCGCAAGCGATGCCTGCAACATCCCGATTGCGATCTGGGCTCCCATGCCGCAAAGCTCGGTTTCTCCTCGCCAAGGCCCGAGCTCATGA
- the gap gene encoding type I glyceraldehyde-3-phosphate dehydrogenase, with amino-acid sequence MTVRVFINGFGRIGRNVLRSIVESKRKDIEVVGVNDLGPVETNAHLLRFDSVHGRFPAEVKVDGDAIIVNGKRIRVTAIKDPAQLPHKELDVDIAMECTGIFTSRDKAAAHLAAGAKRVLVSAPCDNADLTVVYGVNDSALARDHLVVSNASCTTNCLAPVVAVLHKAVGIDKGFMTTIHAYTGDQPTLDTMHKDLYRARAAAMSMIPTSTGAAKAIGLVIPELKGRLDGTSIRVPVPNVSVVDFKFMARRKTTVEKVNEAIMKAAARGPLKGILAVTDQPNVSVDFNHAPASSTFALDQTKVMDERMVRVLSWYDNEWGFSNRMSDTAVAMAKLI; translated from the coding sequence ATGACAGTCCGCGTCTTCATCAACGGCTTCGGCCGCATCGGCCGAAACGTGCTCCGCTCCATCGTCGAGTCGAAGCGCAAGGACATCGAGGTCGTCGGAGTCAACGATCTGGGCCCTGTCGAGACGAACGCGCACCTGCTGCGTTTCGATTCGGTGCATGGCCGCTTCCCTGCCGAGGTGAAGGTCGATGGCGACGCCATCATCGTGAACGGCAAGCGCATCCGCGTGACCGCGATCAAGGACCCGGCGCAGCTGCCGCACAAGGAGCTGGACGTCGACATCGCGATGGAATGCACGGGCATTTTCACAAGCCGCGACAAGGCCGCCGCCCATCTTGCCGCCGGCGCGAAGCGCGTGCTGGTTTCGGCGCCATGCGACAATGCCGACCTCACGGTCGTCTATGGCGTGAATGACAGCGCGCTGGCCAGGGACCACCTCGTCGTCTCCAATGCGTCGTGCACCACCAACTGTCTCGCGCCGGTCGTCGCCGTGCTGCACAAGGCGGTCGGCATCGACAAGGGCTTCATGACAACGATCCATGCCTATACCGGCGACCAGCCGACGCTGGACACCATGCACAAGGACCTCTATCGGGCGCGCGCCGCCGCCATGTCGATGATCCCGACCTCGACGGGCGCGGCCAAGGCCATCGGGCTCGTCATTCCGGAGCTGAAGGGCCGGCTGGACGGCACCTCGATCCGCGTGCCGGTGCCGAACGTCTCGGTGGTGGACTTCAAGTTCATGGCCAGGCGCAAGACCACTGTCGAGAAGGTCAACGAGGCCATCATGAAGGCTGCGGCGCGTGGTCCTCTCAAGGGCATCCTCGCCGTCACCGACCAGCCCAACGTCTCGGTCGACTTCAACCACGCGCCGGCCTCCTCGACCTTCGCGCTCGACCAGACCAAGGTCATGGATGAGCGCATGGTGCGGGTGCTCTCCTGGTATGACAACGAGTGGGGCTTCTCGAACCGCATGTCCGACACTGCCGTCGCGATGGCGAAGCTGATCTGA
- a CDS encoding threonine/serine dehydratase, whose translation MTSPVYRTDINDAAARIGGRIRRTPIVELERGALGGDWVPMLKLELLQHAGSFKPRGAFNNLLSRSVPEAGVAAASGGNHGAAVAYAAMQLGHKARIFVPQISSPAKIETIRRFGAEIVIGGARYDDAQAACDAHIAVTGALRVHPFSSVETIAGQGTLAREWDEQLGAGPALDSVLIAVGGGGLISGAAAWWAGHSTRVIGVEPEGSRALHAALEAGAPVDVAVQSVAADSLGARNVGQLVLDVCRQTVDHVALVPDDAITLAQKTLWQDFRLAAEPGGAAAFAAILCGAYQPAPGERVGILLCGANVELKKLQDTLS comes from the coding sequence ATGACCAGCCCCGTCTACCGCACAGACATCAATGACGCAGCCGCCCGCATCGGCGGGCGCATCCGCCGCACGCCGATCGTGGAGCTGGAGCGCGGCGCGCTGGGCGGGGACTGGGTCCCGATGCTCAAGCTGGAACTCCTCCAGCATGCCGGCTCGTTCAAGCCTCGCGGAGCCTTCAACAACCTGCTTTCGCGCAGCGTGCCCGAGGCTGGCGTAGCAGCCGCTTCAGGAGGCAATCACGGCGCCGCCGTGGCCTATGCCGCGATGCAGCTCGGCCACAAGGCCCGCATCTTCGTGCCGCAGATCTCGAGCCCTGCCAAGATCGAGACGATCCGCCGCTTCGGCGCGGAGATCGTGATCGGGGGCGCACGCTATGACGATGCCCAGGCGGCCTGCGACGCCCACATCGCCGTGACAGGCGCGCTGAGGGTCCATCCCTTCTCCTCGGTGGAGACGATCGCGGGCCAGGGAACGCTGGCGCGCGAGTGGGACGAGCAGCTTGGCGCCGGCCCGGCGCTTGACAGCGTGCTCATCGCCGTCGGCGGCGGGGGTCTGATTTCCGGCGCGGCGGCCTGGTGGGCCGGCCACTCCACCCGCGTCATCGGCGTCGAGCCCGAGGGCTCGCGGGCGCTGCATGCGGCGCTCGAAGCCGGCGCGCCGGTCGACGTCGCCGTCCAGTCCGTCGCCGCCGATTCGCTGGGCGCGCGCAATGTCGGGCAGCTTGTCCTTGATGTCTGCCGCCAGACGGTCGATCACGTCGCCCTCGTGCCCGATGACGCCATCACGCTGGCGCAGAAGACGCTGTGGCAGGATTTCCGCCTGGCCGCCGAGCCCGGCGGCGCCGCAGCCTTCGCCGCCATCCTGTGCGGGGCCTATCAGCCGGCGCCCGGCGAGCGGGTCGGCATCCTGCTCTGCGGAGCCAATGTCGAGTTGAAGAAGTTGCAGGACACGCTGTCATGA
- a CDS encoding CoA ester lyase, with protein sequence MIRPRRSALYLPASNARAIEKARTIDADVVIFDFEDAVAPEMKTVARELAQAALASGGYGRREMVIRTNAPGSVWFEDDLAMAARSGADAVLIPKVSDPADLARVGARLGAFGAPERLRVWAMIETARSILRAEALAACAHDPATRLACFVIGTNDLARETGARLVPGREPMLHWLSTALLAARAHGIAILDGVYNDFRNLEGFAREADQGRDMGFDGKTLNHPTQAPIANVVYAPTHGEVARARAVIAAFALPENRDKGAIALDGVMVERLHAEMAARLLALHAAILGEAP encoded by the coding sequence ATGATCCGCCCACGGCGAAGCGCACTCTATCTTCCGGCTTCCAACGCCCGGGCCATCGAGAAAGCCCGAACGATCGACGCGGATGTCGTGATCTTCGACTTCGAGGACGCGGTCGCGCCCGAGATGAAGACGGTCGCCCGGGAACTTGCCCAGGCGGCGCTGGCGAGCGGCGGCTATGGGCGCCGTGAAATGGTGATCCGCACCAATGCGCCCGGGAGCGTCTGGTTCGAGGACGACCTGGCCATGGCCGCGCGGTCGGGGGCCGATGCGGTGCTCATCCCCAAGGTTTCCGATCCCGCCGATCTTGCGCGTGTGGGCGCACGCCTCGGCGCGTTCGGCGCGCCGGAGCGGCTCAGGGTCTGGGCCATGATCGAGACCGCCCGTTCGATCCTGCGTGCAGAAGCGCTGGCGGCCTGCGCCCATGACCCCGCCACGCGGCTCGCCTGCTTCGTGATCGGCACCAATGACCTGGCCCGCGAGACCGGCGCGAGGCTTGTGCCGGGCCGCGAGCCGATGCTGCACTGGCTTTCGACCGCGCTTCTGGCCGCGCGGGCGCATGGGATCGCAATTCTGGACGGGGTCTATAATGACTTCCGCAATCTTGAAGGCTTTGCGCGCGAGGCGGACCAGGGGCGCGACATGGGCTTTGACGGCAAGACGCTGAACCATCCCACCCAGGCGCCCATCGCCAATGTGGTCTATGCGCCGACCCATGGCGAGGTCGCCCGGGCAAGGGCCGTGATCGCGGCCTTCGCCTTGCCCGAAAACCGGGACAAGGGCGCCATCGCGCTGGATGGCGTGATGGTGGAGCGGCTCCACGCGGAGATGGCCGCGCGGCTGCTGGCGCTTCATGCCGCGATTCTCGGCGAGGCGCCGTGA
- a CDS encoding DUF190 domain-containing protein, with protein sequence MVVTHLKKRIEIILEAPALHRLTDRLNQAGVTGYTIVPVLAGSGREGAWSAEGLAGDAGRLVMVISIVDAAKADAVLERVYSVLARQIGIVTVSDVQVIRADHF encoded by the coding sequence ATGGTCGTCACACATCTCAAGAAGCGCATCGAGATCATCCTCGAAGCCCCTGCCCTGCACCGCCTCACCGACAGGCTCAATCAGGCCGGAGTCACCGGCTACACCATCGTGCCAGTGCTGGCGGGCTCCGGCCGCGAGGGCGCCTGGAGCGCCGAGGGCCTGGCGGGCGATGCAGGCCGACTGGTGATGGTGATCTCGATCGTCGACGCCGCAAAGGCAGACGCCGTGCTGGAGCGGGTCTATTCCGTGCTGGCCCGCCAGATCGGCATCGTCACCGTCTCGGATGTGCAGGTGATCCGGGCGGATCATTTCTGA
- a CDS encoding DUF4164 domain-containing protein — protein sequence MQVTTSSLEYALQSLDESLGQLEAAAQRKLDLERRRGDLETELAIMQDDRARLATDLDGALSRLRSVETAADDAVQRLDRAMLAIQSVLGEEPQDSQGRADGGPARGH from the coding sequence ATGCAGGTGACCACGTCATCGCTCGAATACGCTCTGCAAAGCCTCGACGAATCGCTTGGCCAGCTCGAGGCCGCGGCGCAGCGCAAGCTCGACCTCGAACGCCGCCGCGGCGATCTCGAGACGGAGCTTGCAATCATGCAGGATGATCGCGCCCGTCTCGCCACGGACCTCGACGGCGCGCTCTCGCGCCTGCGCTCGGTGGAGACGGCTGCCGACGACGCGGTGCAGCGCCTTGACCGCGCCATGCTGGCGATCCAATCCGTCCTCGGCGAGGAGCCGCAAGATTCTCAGGGCCGCGCCGATGGCGGCCCGGCACGCGGCCACTGA
- a CDS encoding phosphoglycerate kinase, with protein sequence MNAFRTLDDARLAGQRVLVRVDINVPMENGAVSDATRLTRIVPTIRDLARMGARVILLAHFGRPRGRDPKQSLRPVAAALAGHLGQPVAFADDCIGEAAAQAVGAVKPGEVLCLENTRFHAGEETNDPAFVAALAANGDAYVNDAFSAAHRAHASTEGLAHVLPAYAGRTMQAELEALDKALGKPQRPVMAIVGGAKVSTKLDLLGNLVGRVDVLVIGGGMANTFLAAHGHDVGKSLCEKDLVGTAREIEAKALAAGCEIMLPVDALAAREFRANPGHRIAAVGDIAADEMILDAGPRSTGAVIARLRMMKTLVWNGPFGAFELEPFDTATMAVAKAAAVLVKSGALVAVAGGGDTVSAMNQAGVADDFTYVSTAGGAFLEWMEGKPLPGVEALKG encoded by the coding sequence ATGAACGCCTTCCGGACGCTGGATGACGCCCGTCTCGCCGGCCAGCGCGTCCTGGTCCGGGTGGACATCAACGTGCCCATGGAGAACGGCGCCGTCTCCGACGCCACGCGGCTCACGCGCATCGTGCCCACCATCCGCGATCTCGCCCGGATGGGCGCGCGCGTCATCCTGCTCGCCCATTTCGGCCGGCCCAGGGGCCGTGACCCGAAGCAGAGCCTGCGGCCCGTCGCGGCGGCGCTGGCGGGCCATCTTGGCCAGCCCGTCGCCTTCGCCGATGACTGCATCGGCGAGGCTGCGGCCCAGGCCGTGGGCGCCGTGAAGCCCGGCGAGGTGCTGTGCCTCGAGAACACGCGCTTTCATGCCGGCGAGGAGACGAACGATCCGGCCTTCGTGGCGGCTCTGGCCGCCAATGGCGACGCCTATGTCAACGACGCCTTCTCGGCGGCGCACCGTGCCCATGCCTCCACGGAGGGGCTCGCGCATGTTCTGCCGGCCTATGCCGGGCGCACCATGCAGGCCGAGCTCGAGGCGCTCGACAAGGCGCTTGGCAAGCCGCAGCGCCCCGTCATGGCGATCGTCGGCGGCGCGAAGGTGTCAACCAAGCTCGACCTTCTGGGCAATCTCGTCGGCAGGGTCGATGTCCTCGTCATCGGCGGCGGCATGGCCAACACCTTCCTCGCAGCGCACGGCCACGATGTCGGCAAATCGCTGTGCGAGAAGGATCTGGTCGGCACCGCCCGGGAGATCGAGGCCAAGGCGCTGGCCGCCGGCTGCGAGATCATGCTGCCGGTGGATGCGCTGGCCGCCAGGGAGTTCAGGGCCAATCCCGGACACAGGATCGCCGCGGTGGGCGACATCGCCGCCGACGAGATGATCCTCGATGCCGGGCCGAGATCGACCGGGGCGGTGATCGCCCGGCTGCGGATGATGAAAACCCTGGTCTGGAACGGGCCGTTCGGCGCATTCGAGCTTGAGCCGTTCGACACGGCAACCATGGCGGTGGCCAAGGCTGCCGCTGTGCTTGTGAAATCCGGCGCGCTCGTCGCGGTGGCGGGCGGGGGCGACACCGTCTCGGCCATGAACCAGGCCGGCGTCGCAGACGATTTCACCTATGTCTCGACGGCAGGGGGGGCCTTCCTCGAATGGATGGAAGGCAAGCCGCTGCCGGGGGTCGAGGCGTTGAAGGGGTAG
- the tkt gene encoding transketolase, whose protein sequence is MTDRTHHDMLANAIRSLAMDAVEQAKSGHPGLPMGAADVATVLFSQVLKFDAADPAWPDRDRFVLSAGHGSMLIYALLYLTGTPGMTLDEIRRFRQLHSLTPGHPEVGHTPGIETTTGPLGQGLATAVGMAMAERMLAAEFGKGVVGHHTYVLASDGDLMEGISQEAIALAGHQKLNKLIVLFDDNGISIDGPLSLSDSVDQIRRFQSAGWRAERVDGHDPAAILAAIERARAANRPSLIACRTVIGYGSPKKAGTSKAHGEPLGAEELAAAKARLGVAAGAFDVPEAALKAWRAAGARGAAARKAWDGAFSALNPRKQAEFKRRLAREAPAKLTRAINAHKAALAANPPTVATRKASEMALEAITPVVPELVLGSADLTPSNNTRMKTAVAFTPKSPRGRYVHYGIREHAMAAAMNGMLLHGGLRPAGATFMVFTDYCRPAIRLAALMNQPAIYVMTHDSIGLGEDGPTHQPVEHLAALRAIPNLRTLRPADAMETAECWQMALERTDGPTVLALTRQNLAPMRAEASRANLCAHGAYELLSAEGGRADATIFATGSEVEIAAAARKLLSLSGVRARVVSVPSLELFLAQPEPVRRKIIGPARIKVAVEAGIRMGWDALIGPEGGFVGMSGFGASAPYKELYKHFGITAEAVAAAVKAKHNQ, encoded by the coding sequence ATGACCGACCGCACCCACCACGACATGCTCGCCAACGCCATCCGCTCGCTGGCGATGGACGCGGTGGAGCAGGCGAAGTCCGGTCATCCCGGCCTGCCCATGGGCGCTGCGGATGTCGCCACCGTGCTGTTCTCGCAGGTGCTGAAGTTCGATGCCGCCGATCCGGCCTGGCCCGACCGCGACCGCTTCGTGCTCTCGGCAGGCCATGGCTCGATGCTGATCTACGCGCTGCTTTATCTCACCGGCACGCCGGGCATGACGCTCGACGAGATCAGGCGCTTCCGCCAGCTGCATTCGCTCACGCCCGGCCATCCGGAAGTGGGCCATACGCCCGGGATCGAGACCACGACCGGCCCGCTCGGTCAGGGCCTCGCCACAGCGGTGGGCATGGCCATGGCGGAGCGGATGCTGGCGGCGGAGTTCGGCAAGGGCGTCGTGGGGCACCACACCTATGTGCTCGCCTCCGATGGCGACCTGATGGAAGGCATCAGCCAGGAAGCGATCGCGCTGGCGGGCCACCAGAAGCTCAACAAGCTGATCGTGCTGTTCGACGACAACGGCATCTCCATCGACGGGCCGCTGTCGCTCTCGGACTCTGTCGATCAGATCCGCCGCTTCCAGTCGGCCGGGTGGCGCGCCGAGCGCGTGGACGGGCATGATCCCGCCGCCATCCTCGCGGCGATCGAGCGCGCAAGGGCGGCGAACCGGCCCTCGCTCATCGCCTGCCGGACAGTCATCGGCTACGGCTCGCCGAAGAAGGCGGGCACCTCCAAGGCTCATGGCGAGCCGCTTGGCGCCGAGGAGCTTGCCGCCGCCAAGGCCAGGCTTGGAGTGGCGGCCGGCGCCTTCGATGTGCCTGAGGCCGCGCTCAAGGCCTGGCGGGCAGCCGGCGCGCGGGGCGCTGCAGCCCGCAAGGCCTGGGACGGCGCCTTCTCGGCCCTGAACCCGCGCAAGCAGGCCGAGTTCAAGCGCCGGCTCGCACGAGAGGCGCCGGCGAAGCTCACAAGGGCGATCAACGCGCACAAGGCGGCGCTCGCCGCCAATCCGCCGACCGTGGCGACGCGCAAGGCGTCCGAAATGGCGCTTGAGGCGATAACGCCCGTGGTGCCGGAACTGGTGCTCGGCTCGGCCGACCTCACGCCCTCCAACAACACGCGCATGAAGACGGCCGTGGCCTTCACGCCCAAATCGCCCAGGGGCCGCTATGTCCATTACGGCATCCGCGAGCACGCCATGGCGGCGGCGATGAATGGAATGCTGCTGCATGGCGGCCTGCGTCCGGCCGGTGCGACCTTCATGGTCTTCACCGATTACTGCCGCCCGGCCATCCGGCTCGCGGCGCTGATGAACCAGCCGGCGATCTACGTCATGACCCATGATTCGATCGGGCTGGGCGAGGATGGGCCGACGCACCAGCCGGTCGAGCATCTGGCGGCGCTGAGGGCGATCCCGAACCTGCGCACGCTGCGGCCGGCGGATGCGATGGAGACGGCCGAGTGCTGGCAGATGGCGCTCGAGCGCACCGATGGCCCCACCGTGCTGGCCCTGACCCGGCAGAACCTCGCGCCGATGCGTGCTGAAGCCTCACGCGCGAACCTGTGCGCGCACGGCGCCTATGAGCTGCTCTCGGCAGAAGGCGGTCGTGCCGACGCCACGATCTTCGCCACCGGCTCGGAGGTCGAGATCGCCGCGGCGGCGCGCAAGCTCCTGAGCTTGTCCGGCGTCCGCGCGCGGGTCGTTTCGGTTCCGTCGCTGGAGCTGTTCCTGGCGCAGCCCGAGCCGGTGCGCCGCAAGATCATCGGGCCGGCGCGCATCAAGGTCGCGGTCGAGGCCGGGATCCGGATGGGCTGGGATGCGCTGATCGGGCCAGAGGGCGGATTCGTAGGCATGTCTGGCTTCGGCGCCAGCGCCCCCTACAAGGAGCTCTACAAGCATTTCGGGATAACGGCCGAGGCCGTGGCCGCCGCTGTCAAGGCCAAGCATAACCAATAA
- a CDS encoding fructose-bisphosphate aldolase class II, with protein sequence MARITLRQLLDHAAEHDYGVPAFNINNMEQALAIMAAAHEVDAPVIIQASRGARSYANDIMLKHMMDAVTEIYPHIPVCVHLDHGNEPATCMTAIQAGFTSVMMDGSLKADGKTPGDWDYNVAVTRKVVEMAHLGGISVEGELGVLGSLESGMGEAEDGHGAEGKLSHDQLLTNPDEALKFVLETRVDALAIAMGTSHGAYKFTRKPDGKVLAMNVIEEIHARLPNTHLVMHGSSSVPQELQDIINAYGGQMKPTWGVPVEEIQRGIKHGVRKINIDTDNRMAMTGQIRKVFAENPGEFDPRKYLKPAMDAMSRLCRQRLQEFNTAGQASKIRRVFTLAEMARRYAKGELDPVASAAKAA encoded by the coding sequence ATGGCCCGCATCACCCTTCGCCAACTGCTCGACCATGCCGCCGAGCATGACTATGGCGTGCCCGCCTTCAACATCAACAACATGGAGCAGGCGCTGGCGATCATGGCCGCGGCCCACGAGGTCGACGCGCCGGTGATCATCCAGGCCAGCCGCGGCGCGCGCTCCTATGCCAACGACATCATGCTCAAGCACATGATGGACGCGGTGACCGAGATCTATCCGCACATCCCGGTCTGCGTGCATCTCGACCATGGCAACGAGCCCGCCACCTGCATGACAGCGATCCAGGCCGGCTTCACCTCGGTGATGATGGACGGCTCGCTCAAGGCCGACGGCAAGACGCCGGGCGACTGGGACTACAACGTTGCCGTCACCCGCAAGGTGGTCGAGATGGCGCATCTGGGCGGCATCTCGGTCGAGGGCGAGCTTGGCGTGCTCGGCAGCCTCGAAAGCGGCATGGGCGAGGCCGAGGACGGACATGGGGCCGAGGGCAAGCTCAGCCATGACCAGCTGCTGACCAATCCGGACGAGGCGCTGAAGTTCGTGCTGGAGACGCGTGTCGACGCGCTCGCCATCGCCATGGGCACCAGCCACGGCGCCTACAAGTTCACCCGCAAGCCGGACGGCAAGGTGCTGGCCATGAACGTGATCGAGGAGATCCATGCCCGGCTGCCGAACACGCACCTCGTCATGCATGGCTCCTCCTCGGTGCCGCAGGAGCTTCAGGACATCATCAATGCCTATGGCGGGCAGATGAAGCCGACATGGGGCGTGCCGGTGGAGGAGATCCAGCGCGGCATCAAGCATGGCGTGCGCAAGATCAACATCGACACCGACAACCGCATGGCCATGACCGGCCAGATCCGCAAGGTCTTTGCGGAGAACCCGGGCGAGTTCGACCCGCGCAAGTATCTCAAGCCGGCGATGGATGCGATGTCCAGGCTGTGCAGGCAGCGCCTGCAGGAGTTCAACACCGCCGGCCAGGCCTCGAAGATCAGGCGCGTGTTCACGCTCGCGGAGATGGCCAGGCGCTATGCCAAGGGCGAGCTTGACCCGGTGGCCAGCGCCGCCAAGGCCGCCTGA
- a CDS encoding NUDIX domain-containing protein → MSAGTAAPGANPAPVAERATARLIILDPEDRILLIRYAATQRQSRSWPGLSSFWFTPGGGIEPGESAEAAALREMEEEVGLTGLPLLGEVAQRDAFNDLFTRAAFCRERYFLVRAPGSGFDTTRLAETDQDEVLDVRWWAPDAFAASGEVLIPATVLALARRLATGALPVVPIDLGLGG, encoded by the coding sequence ATGAGCGCCGGCACGGCGGCGCCCGGAGCGAACCCTGCCCCAGTGGCGGAGCGCGCCACGGCGCGGCTGATCATTCTCGACCCGGAGGACCGCATCCTGCTGATCCGCTATGCGGCCACGCAGCGCCAGTCGCGCTCCTGGCCGGGGCTGTCGAGCTTCTGGTTCACCCCCGGCGGCGGCATCGAGCCCGGCGAGAGCGCGGAAGCGGCTGCCTTGCGCGAGATGGAGGAGGAGGTCGGGCTGACTGGCCTGCCCCTGCTGGGCGAGGTGGCCCAGCGTGATGCGTTCAACGACCTGTTCACGCGCGCCGCCTTCTGCCGCGAGCGTTACTTCCTCGTGCGCGCGCCGGGGTCGGGCTTCGACACGACGCGGCTCGCCGAGACCGACCAGGACGAGGTGCTCGACGTGCGCTGGTGGGCGCCGGACGCCTTCGCGGCCAGCGGCGAAGTGCTGATCCCCGCGACGGTGCTCGCCCTGGCGAGGCGGCTTGCCACAGGTGCGCTGCCGGTTGTGCCCATCGATCTGGGCCTTGGCGGTTGA
- a CDS encoding cell division protein ZapA has product MGQVTVTISGKVYRMSCGDGEEAHLESLAALYDSRIEDMRKGLGELGDMRLHVMAALMIADEMSEMKRRVESLEQKLDALKGDAGSAESRASEVERVATAAIASAADRIEKVARSLAPAPAG; this is encoded by the coding sequence ATGGGGCAGGTCACCGTCACGATCTCCGGCAAGGTCTACCGCATGTCCTGCGGCGACGGGGAGGAGGCGCACCTCGAAAGCCTGGCCGCACTGTATGACTCCCGCATCGAGGACATGCGCAAGGGCCTTGGCGAGCTCGGCGACATGCGCCTTCATGTCATGGCGGCGCTCATGATCGCGGACGAGATGTCGGAGATGAAGAGGCGGGTGGAAAGCCTTGAGCAGAAGCTCGACGCTCTCAAGGGCGATGCGGGCTCCGCCGAGAGCCGGGCCAGCGAGGTGGAACGCGTGGCCACCGCCGCCATCGCCTCGGCTGCCGATCGCATCGAGAAGGTGGCGCGGTCCCTCGCGCCTGCGCCAGCCGGCTGA
- a CDS encoding sodium-dependent bicarbonate transport family permease → MVLFFALGLAAALARSDLTIPEAVAKTLALYLMMSIGFKGGAEVAKSGFTSLMLWVMLAGVILSFIIPVIGFYALRATSRLPAVDAAAVAAHYGSISIVTFVAATEAVQGQGLPFEGFLVAVAAVMETPAILSALLLARRARGPGKETEGESAGALIREVGLNSSVVMLVGSFLIGWATGAKGLAMIAPFIIDPFRGILCLFLLDMGLVAGRGMREGARHLSPPVLAFGILMPLLSAALATFAIAPLGLSVGGAALFITLSASASYIAVPAAMRLALPEAKPAIYLTLSLGVTFPFNLALGIPLYLALAQRVGL, encoded by the coding sequence ATGGTTCTGTTCTTCGCGCTCGGCCTCGCCGCGGCGCTGGCGCGCTCGGATCTCACCATCCCCGAGGCCGTGGCCAAGACGCTGGCGCTCTATCTGATGATGTCCATCGGCTTCAAGGGTGGGGCCGAGGTGGCCAAGTCGGGCTTCACCTCGCTCATGCTCTGGGTCATGCTGGCCGGGGTCATCCTGTCCTTTATCATTCCGGTCATCGGCTTTTATGCGCTCAGGGCCACGTCACGGCTGCCCGCGGTCGATGCGGCGGCGGTTGCCGCGCATTACGGCTCGATCTCCATCGTCACCTTCGTCGCCGCCACGGAGGCGGTGCAGGGACAGGGGCTGCCCTTCGAGGGCTTTCTGGTTGCGGTCGCTGCGGTGATGGAGACGCCCGCCATCCTCTCGGCGTTGCTTCTGGCGCGGCGCGCGCGCGGACCCGGAAAGGAGACCGAGGGCGAAAGCGCGGGCGCGCTCATCCGCGAGGTCGGGCTCAATTCCTCCGTGGTGATGCTGGTCGGCTCCTTCCTCATCGGCTGGGCCACGGGCGCGAAGGGCCTCGCCATGATCGCCCCGTTCATCATCGATCCGTTCCGTGGCATCCTGTGCCTATTCCTGCTCGACATGGGCCTTGTCGCAGGGCGCGGCATGCGTGAGGGCGCGCGGCATTTGTCTCCGCCCGTGCTGGCCTTCGGCATCCTGATGCCGCTGTTGTCTGCTGCTCTGGCGACCTTCGCCATAGCGCCGCTGGGCCTGTCGGTGGGTGGGGCGGCGCTGTTCATCACGCTCAGCGCCTCGGCCTCCTACATAGCCGTGCCGGCCGCGATGCGGCTGGCCCTGCCCGAGGCCAAGCCGGCCATCTATCTCACCTTGTCGCTCGGGGTGACCTTCCCCTTCAATCTCGCGCTCGGCATTCCGCTCTACCTTGCGCTGGCCCAGCGCGTCGGGCTCTGA